In Legionella beliardensis, the following are encoded in one genomic region:
- a CDS encoding trans-sulfuration enzyme family protein, with product MKKTNATHFILSGHLSLDECRFVNPPVYRGSTVLFKDYDEMHEGKTKHIYGRWSTPTSDIFCEALAELEQGLAAIVTCSGLAAITTCILALVNHDNHIIINQTCYPSLMRFLNEFKNKINLEIDIISAQELACIDNYLKPNTKFVYLDIPGTFCYEIPDVALVKKQIGSIPLIVDNTWATPYFFNPLTLGADIVIHSTSKYIAGHSDSIMGSIVFKDENLYDNVLNTSRLLGQYAGADDLAIAYRGLKTLPVRMNQHYQHALHAADWLTQQSQVEAVFYPPLPASHNHALWQKQFHGGSGLLCFLLKDDKKVSQLLNQLQLFRLGFGWGGYESLATSMIVTQGPWQDRQLIRLNIGLEDKADIMRDLQTALSM from the coding sequence ATGAAAAAAACGAATGCAACCCACTTTATCCTTTCTGGTCATCTCTCATTAGATGAGTGTCGATTTGTTAACCCACCTGTGTATCGCGGCTCAACTGTCTTGTTTAAAGATTATGATGAGATGCATGAAGGGAAGACTAAACATATTTATGGTCGATGGAGTACGCCAACGTCAGATATTTTTTGTGAAGCTTTAGCTGAGCTTGAGCAGGGTTTAGCAGCGATTGTGACTTGTTCAGGATTAGCAGCAATTACGACATGTATTTTGGCACTAGTGAATCACGATAATCATATTATTATTAACCAAACTTGCTATCCTTCATTAATGCGTTTTTTAAATGAGTTTAAAAATAAAATTAATTTAGAGATTGATATCATTTCGGCTCAAGAATTAGCATGCATTGATAACTATCTAAAGCCAAATACTAAGTTTGTCTATTTAGATATTCCCGGCACCTTTTGCTATGAGATACCTGACGTTGCTTTGGTAAAAAAACAAATTGGCTCTATTCCTTTAATTGTTGATAACACATGGGCGACACCTTATTTTTTTAATCCATTAACATTAGGTGCAGATATTGTTATTCATAGTACGTCTAAATACATTGCTGGTCACTCAGATTCTATTATGGGCAGTATCGTTTTTAAGGATGAAAACTTATACGATAACGTTTTAAATACGAGTCGGCTGTTAGGCCAATATGCTGGCGCAGATGATTTAGCAATAGCTTATCGTGGTTTAAAAACGCTACCAGTAAGAATGAATCAGCATTATCAACATGCGTTGCATGCCGCTGATTGGTTAACACAACAGTCGCAAGTGGAAGCTGTTTTTTATCCGCCATTACCAGCAAGTCATAATCACGCTTTATGGCAAAAACAATTTCATGGCGGCAGTGGCTTGTTATGTTTTTTACTTAAAGATGATAAAAAGGTTAGTCAATTATTAAATCAATTGCAGTTATTTCGTTTAGGATTTGGCTGGGGCGGTTATGAATCACTGGCAACAAGCATGATTGTTACCCAAGGTCCTTGGCAGGACCGGCAACTGATACGATTAAATATTGGCTTAGAAGACAAAGCAGATATCATGAGGGATTTGCAAACCGCATTATCCATGTAG
- a CDS encoding glutathionylspermidine synthase family protein yields the protein MKLSLFNHPWIKKVTANKQTLKQQEALQAMQRFIAQYESRFHLIPAPLVFDKTDFDELSAATKTLMAVQKKILDVLIHRFSKEEMLDYFDLPQEILPLIDWHELSSGENMIARFDVLPNEGGYQFCEINAESCIGGLKLRDCYKKNMLALGIDYDLDESPRQAVADYLQQKVGEKNLEHVVIFSMKQYLEEGTGTVRALYDTVCQTIKDKKVILAHEGDFPEALLTPEKGAKTLVYRLAMYEDVNCQALFRNIFASGATMVNSFASEIRSNKKWFAIFHNPQFHELLTEKELKTITKFVPYTGYLTYENIEQVLKEKDNLVFKKNRAYGGHGVLMGREHELSTLQEKIADLTHWTFQKLVQCNTIDLPLDDSFNLTACKVVLGLFLINNQNSGMLIRASNKSSIVSVATGGAHIGWMIPMTSSQRDNLIQQVDSSIDENEEIEKSRKYTVF from the coding sequence ATGAAACTCTCCCTTTTTAATCATCCCTGGATTAAAAAAGTTACTGCAAATAAACAAACACTAAAACAACAAGAAGCTTTGCAAGCCATGCAGAGATTCATTGCCCAATACGAATCTCGCTTTCATCTTATCCCAGCTCCCTTAGTGTTTGACAAAACCGATTTTGATGAACTAAGTGCTGCTACCAAAACCTTAATGGCTGTGCAAAAAAAGATCTTAGACGTACTCATACACAGGTTTTCTAAAGAGGAGATGTTAGACTACTTTGATTTACCCCAAGAAATCTTACCCTTGATTGATTGGCATGAATTAAGTTCTGGTGAAAATATGATTGCCAGATTTGACGTTTTACCTAATGAAGGTGGTTATCAATTTTGTGAAATTAACGCAGAATCCTGTATTGGTGGCTTAAAATTAAGGGATTGTTATAAAAAAAATATGTTGGCTTTAGGCATTGACTATGATCTTGATGAATCACCAAGACAAGCAGTAGCTGACTACCTTCAGCAAAAAGTAGGAGAAAAAAATTTAGAGCATGTGGTTATCTTCTCTATGAAACAATATTTAGAAGAAGGTACCGGCACCGTGCGCGCCCTCTACGACACAGTCTGCCAAACAATCAAAGATAAAAAAGTCATCTTAGCGCATGAGGGCGATTTTCCCGAAGCGTTATTAACACCAGAAAAAGGCGCCAAAACCTTAGTCTATCGTTTAGCTATGTATGAAGATGTGAACTGCCAAGCGCTCTTTCGTAACATCTTTGCCAGTGGCGCGACCATGGTAAACTCCTTTGCCTCGGAAATTCGCAGTAATAAAAAATGGTTCGCCATTTTCCACAATCCACAATTTCATGAATTATTAACTGAGAAGGAATTAAAAACTATTACTAAGTTTGTTCCTTACACAGGTTATCTAACTTACGAAAATATTGAGCAAGTACTAAAAGAAAAAGACAATCTGGTATTTAAAAAAAATAGAGCTTACGGCGGACACGGCGTTCTAATGGGTAGGGAGCACGAACTAAGTACGTTGCAAGAAAAAATAGCTGATCTAACCCATTGGACTTTTCAAAAATTAGTTCAATGCAACACAATTGATTTACCTCTTGATGATTCATTTAATTTAACAGCGTGCAAAGTTGTTCTTGGTTTATTTTTAATTAATAACCAAAATTCTGGCATGCTAATTCGGGCAAGTAATAAAAGCTCTATCGTCAGTGTTGCTACTGGCGGCGCTCATATTGGTTGGATGATACCAATGACTTCCTCACAAAGAGATAATCTTATTCAGCAAGTCGATTCATCGATTGATGAAAACGAGGAAATAGAAAAAAGTAGGAAATATACAGTTTTTTAG
- a CDS encoding fatty acid desaturase family protein, with protein MNQQKTVFAKTHNNLQGIVRLTLIQLILASLIYQQNALGPLWLKLLFSVLIGFVLSGMINLAHECLHQKFAGHRWLNYSVGRVAASLLLVNFTVFKWHHLFHHQYVGTDKDTENNADFKTLSQYLVALSGLRLAKKKIASSFAVLGQQYPYYINTQKQKSEAYYDSLILLIFLLILLSLTCFYPQHMLFAYWLPLLFAYSGIMFFAIPEHNGCKPIKGYYSLARSVFTNRLVRFFMWNGNFHAEHHIHPGALPYVLKDICEKEKNYIWYREKSYLKWHYRLLKKLVIQPTVEEK; from the coding sequence ATGAATCAGCAAAAAACAGTGTTTGCCAAAACGCATAATAATTTGCAAGGAATAGTACGCCTAACCCTAATTCAGCTAATCCTTGCAAGCTTAATCTATCAACAAAATGCATTAGGCCCACTTTGGTTAAAATTACTTTTTAGCGTACTGATAGGCTTTGTGCTCTCAGGAATGATTAATTTAGCTCACGAATGCTTACACCAAAAATTTGCTGGCCATAGGTGGTTAAACTATAGCGTAGGAAGAGTTGCGGCGAGCTTATTATTAGTTAACTTTACCGTTTTTAAATGGCACCATCTTTTTCATCACCAATATGTAGGTACCGATAAAGATACTGAGAATAATGCTGATTTTAAAACGCTAAGCCAATATCTTGTCGCCTTATCGGGGCTGCGCTTAGCTAAAAAGAAAATAGCCAGTAGTTTCGCCGTGTTAGGCCAGCAATACCCTTATTATATCAATACCCAAAAGCAAAAGTCAGAAGCATATTATGATAGTTTAATATTACTTATTTTTCTCTTAATTTTATTAAGTTTAACCTGCTTTTATCCGCAACATATGCTGTTTGCTTACTGGCTGCCTTTGTTATTTGCTTACAGCGGCATCATGTTTTTTGCCATTCCTGAACACAATGGCTGTAAGCCTATTAAGGGTTATTATTCCCTAGCTCGTTCTGTTTTTACTAATCGCTTAGTCCGTTTTTTTATGTGGAATGGTAATTTTCATGCTGAGCATCATATTCATCCAGGCGCATTACCTTATGTCCTAAAAGATATTTGCGAGAAAGAAAAAAATTATATCTGGTATCGAGAAAAATCTTACCTCAAATGGCACTACCGATTATTAAAAAAATTAGTGATTCAACCTACAGTAGAAGAAAAGTAA
- a CDS encoding class I SAM-dependent methyltransferase produces the protein MRAKHSADYFGRTRNFWWNNDFLKLMGQRWDLSNVQRVLDVGCGVGHWGFMLNEILPETATLAGIDREPDWVKDATERAYDYGLSERYSYQQGDANNIPFEDNTFDMVTCQTLLIHVANVDHVLSEMIRVLKPGGLLVTVEPNNIARSLCLSTLDLENPVDDIIDIARFQLLCERGKFKLGEGYISIGDQLPGFFVKHSLKDIKAYMNDRVKMVKPDYKTEEEQAIIEELKQWSKNLFWIWNKKETKRFYLAGGGEPEKFEVYWDKALDRQNNRALQGIEEGEYATVGGKLNYCISGRK, from the coding sequence ATGAGAGCTAAACACTCGGCAGACTACTTTGGTAGAACTAGAAATTTTTGGTGGAACAATGATTTTCTCAAGCTAATGGGCCAGCGCTGGGATTTATCAAATGTGCAACGTGTTTTAGATGTCGGCTGTGGTGTAGGTCATTGGGGTTTTATGCTTAATGAAATTTTACCTGAAACGGCAACGCTAGCTGGGATTGACAGAGAACCAGACTGGGTTAAAGATGCTACCGAGCGGGCTTACGATTATGGGTTATCTGAGCGTTACTCGTATCAACAAGGTGATGCTAATAACATTCCATTTGAGGATAATACCTTTGACATGGTCACGTGCCAAACCTTATTAATTCATGTGGCCAACGTTGATCATGTTTTGAGTGAAATGATTAGAGTATTAAAACCAGGCGGCTTATTAGTAACGGTAGAACCCAATAACATTGCTCGGAGCTTATGTTTAAGTACGCTGGATTTAGAAAACCCAGTTGATGATATTATTGATATTGCACGTTTCCAACTATTGTGTGAACGCGGTAAATTTAAATTAGGTGAGGGATATATTTCTATAGGCGATCAGCTGCCTGGTTTTTTTGTAAAACATAGCTTAAAAGACATCAAAGCTTACATGAATGACCGAGTTAAAATGGTTAAGCCAGACTATAAGACAGAAGAAGAACAAGCCATTATCGAAGAATTAAAACAATGGTCTAAAAATCTATTCTGGATTTGGAATAAAAAGGAGACGAAACGATTTTACTTAGCCGGTGGCGGTGAGCCTGAGAAATTTGAAGTTTATTGGGATAAAGCACTAGATCGCCAAAATAATCGCGCTCTCCAAGGAATTGAAGAAGGCGAATATGCAACAGTGGGTGGTAAATTAAATTATTGTATTTCTGGAAGAAAATAA
- a CDS encoding GFA family protein has product MTIQDNNEQKDLVWYIGSCHCGGVKFEAAATRNLLITECNCGICYKSGHQELMVPEARFKLHSGQEYLKPYRFGDCIADHTFCVVCGIMPFYRPKSHPVGYFSVNARCLDLSPAKDIEYVQFDGKNWAQSIAKGEHRITE; this is encoded by the coding sequence GTGACAATACAAGATAACAATGAACAAAAAGATTTGGTTTGGTACATAGGCTCATGTCACTGCGGTGGCGTAAAATTTGAAGCGGCAGCCACTCGCAACTTACTGATTACTGAATGTAATTGTGGTATTTGTTATAAATCGGGGCATCAAGAGCTTATGGTTCCTGAAGCGCGCTTTAAATTACATAGCGGCCAGGAATATTTAAAACCCTATCGATTCGGTGACTGCATTGCTGATCATACTTTTTGTGTTGTTTGCGGCATCATGCCGTTTTATCGTCCTAAATCACATCCTGTAGGTTATTTTAGTGTGAATGCACGCTGCCTAGATTTAAGTCCTGCCAAAGATATTGAATACGTGCAATTTGATGGCAAGAACTGGGCTCAAAGCATTGCCAAAGGCGAGCATCGCATAACAGAATAA
- a CDS encoding multidrug effflux MFS transporter encodes MSDKPTPHDKHRTIFLILMVFIVACIETDIYLPAMPDMMRYFATTEAMIQSLLSWNFIGICLSGPLYGPLSESYGRKRLLITAMSIFTLGSLGTVYSDSIHTMLIFRLLQGLGCGGCFTIGTAIIFDKFHHEEATKAINNLNGIIPVIMAAAPLIGGYLNLHYGFRSNFTVIAGLSLISLFICFWQLDESLPAKQRTPFDLKGILSDFARAMRCFRFWAPTILVSSIFAGYLSYISYSALLLVNDFGVSKAIFPFYQATALIAFLCASLTANRMIKQVGVNRMKRYGMSLLGFGGISFIILSLVWPSQYQLFHSAMLIYSFGAGWLIGPFFTESMEVLPDIKGVTASLVTSFRLLFTACFISVVSSFYTSSPKPLIVGFIFLFVLGAITLFFYQTKTDNVLIATEP; translated from the coding sequence ATGAGTGATAAACCTACCCCGCATGATAAACATCGTACGATATTTCTAATCCTTATGGTCTTTATTGTGGCGTGTATTGAAACAGACATCTACTTGCCAGCAATGCCAGACATGATGCGTTATTTTGCCACCACTGAAGCCATGATTCAGAGCTTGTTAAGTTGGAATTTTATTGGTATTTGTTTGTCTGGCCCCTTATATGGCCCCTTATCGGAATCTTATGGGCGTAAACGTTTGTTAATCACCGCAATGTCAATTTTTACGCTAGGTAGTTTGGGAACTGTGTATAGTGATAGCATCCATACCATGCTAATTTTTCGTCTATTACAAGGGCTTGGTTGTGGCGGTTGTTTTACAATTGGCACAGCGATTATTTTTGATAAATTTCATCATGAAGAAGCAACGAAGGCTATCAATAATTTAAATGGTATTATACCCGTAATTATGGCCGCAGCACCTTTAATTGGCGGCTATTTAAACCTTCATTATGGTTTTCGTTCTAATTTCACGGTAATAGCGGGATTATCTTTAATCTCGTTGTTTATTTGTTTTTGGCAATTAGATGAATCCTTGCCAGCCAAGCAACGCACGCCATTTGATTTAAAAGGGATCCTTTCTGACTTTGCGCGTGCTATGCGCTGTTTTCGTTTTTGGGCACCTACTATATTGGTTAGCAGTATCTTTGCCGGTTATTTAAGTTATATTTCTTATTCAGCCCTTTTATTAGTCAATGACTTTGGTGTAAGCAAAGCTATCTTTCCCTTTTATCAGGCGACTGCGCTAATTGCTTTTCTTTGTGCTAGCTTAACTGCTAATCGCATGATCAAACAAGTCGGGGTTAATCGCATGAAACGATATGGGATGAGCTTATTAGGCTTTGGCGGGATAAGCTTTATTATTTTAAGCCTAGTATGGCCAAGCCAATATCAATTATTTCATAGCGCCATGCTCATTTACTCTTTCGGAGCAGGTTGGCTGATAGGACCTTTTTTTACTGAAAGTATGGAAGTCTTACCCGATATTAAAGGCGTTACAGCGAGTCTGGTAACAAGCTTTAGATTGCTGTTTACGGCATGTTTTATCTCAGTCGTTAGTTCATTCTATACCAGCTCACCAAAACCGTTAATTGTAGGCTTTATCTTTTTATTCGTTTTAGGTGCAATTACCTTATTTTTTTACCAAACAAAAACAGATAACGTGCTTATAGCCACTGAGCCATAA
- a CDS encoding class I SAM-dependent methyltransferase has product MTDDEGKSYDLIASKFADIRNSFQTEQKYIDLFTSYLRPRAHILDVGCGSGTPVSSYLIYQDYKVTGLDSSEKLLKFAKKNCPTMEIIYGDMRTVEIKQQFDGIIEWWALFHVPKKDHALMISRFASWLKKGGFLEFTTGDTDCHLRTSEMLKQELNFYSLHPDAYEKALKENGLKLILKEYDQAEHLVWLAMKE; this is encoded by the coding sequence ATGACAGATGATGAAGGTAAAAGTTACGATCTAATTGCATCGAAGTTTGCAGACATTAGAAATTCATTTCAAACCGAACAAAAATACATCGATTTATTCACATCCTACTTAAGACCTAGAGCTCATATACTTGATGTTGGATGCGGCTCTGGGACTCCGGTTTCCTCCTATTTAATTTATCAAGACTATAAGGTAACCGGCCTTGATTCCTCCGAAAAACTTTTAAAATTTGCCAAAAAAAATTGCCCCACAATGGAAATCATTTATGGCGATATGCGAACAGTTGAAATTAAGCAACAATTTGATGGCATTATAGAATGGTGGGCTCTTTTTCATGTACCTAAAAAAGATCATGCACTGATGATTTCTCGTTTCGCATCGTGGTTAAAAAAAGGCGGTTTCCTTGAATTTACCACGGGCGATACAGACTGCCATCTACGCACCTCCGAAATGTTAAAGCAAGAACTAAATTTTTATAGCCTCCACCCAGATGCGTATGAAAAAGCGCTGAAAGAAAATGGCCTTAAATTAATTTTAAAAGAATATGATCAAGCAGAACATTTAGTCTGGCTAGCCATGAAGGAATAG
- a CDS encoding SidE phosphodiesterase domain-containing protein — protein MRTPSERSPRQSISEVTNPNNEDADSQFSQVISIPPAPIKVIERSIQPLAAKALKFAYDDYLSQPYKETNTKGTVSNHWSWHPIMVKKGNKFHFYQTLKSFYEDGHTKDTLAVYRPNHGLCHTAKTMVLVNDVVEFNKAHASDPVKQYINQQINTPEKKQKFITKLQIAMAFYVSGREGEEGWEKDLDRPYHKYRKSSAKNFKKYIRDNELIPNLFSSEEEVKIYAEHLTHSYIDDGFDIEAPENAEAAAIKAILYGAHCADLSRLWSPSKINKDTLWDLFRAVPADKVDSCKKHPKANLEIIHQAKAIFHKAALMGIQMGDSVISVCNEQGDFVYYENRVQPLAPSHPEYAGNFPRTNPELFLQFSTSPQKCVNLIGNNITLIKQTEAEVEKQELGIPIPLTANNKAFDKAAASVVLAIGGAILGGVLGTLIPIPGVGTAMGIALGAAIGGVGVASLGLTGVGSYEWLYKKNNSVIGKVLTMVGSVGSGATAGAIVGAILGTFIPIPGLGTIIGAGIGAAVGATATLLIIGLVKGIKACLRQTPTVDSSSIPFLLPLDNLQGIDDPNQKLRAMLGGLGAEFSSQDEESKKLIATDTEEDDVGVDFVNTDTAENSEIEEVTVNFPINTQIDAEVQEKNDSVAELI, from the coding sequence ATGCGTACGCCTAGTGAAAGATCTCCAAGACAATCCATCTCAGAAGTAACAAATCCAAATAATGAGGATGCAGACAGTCAATTTTCTCAAGTTATAAGTATACCTCCTGCGCCTATTAAAGTAATTGAACGTTCCATACAGCCGCTAGCCGCAAAAGCTTTAAAATTTGCTTATGATGACTACCTTTCTCAACCATATAAAGAAACAAACACAAAGGGCACCGTAAGTAATCATTGGTCCTGGCACCCAATTATGGTCAAAAAGGGTAATAAATTTCATTTTTATCAAACGCTAAAGTCTTTTTATGAAGATGGGCATACGAAGGATACCTTAGCGGTCTATCGTCCTAATCACGGTTTATGCCACACAGCAAAAACGATGGTTTTAGTTAATGATGTTGTTGAGTTTAATAAGGCTCATGCTTCGGATCCTGTTAAACAATATATTAATCAGCAAATTAATACGCCGGAAAAAAAGCAAAAATTTATTACTAAATTACAAATAGCAATGGCCTTTTATGTATCGGGTCGAGAAGGTGAGGAAGGTTGGGAAAAGGATCTAGATAGGCCATACCATAAATATAGAAAAAGCTCGGCTAAAAACTTTAAAAAATATATAAGAGATAATGAACTTATTCCAAATTTATTCTCTAGTGAAGAAGAAGTTAAAATTTACGCAGAGCATTTAACACATTCCTATATAGATGACGGCTTTGATATTGAAGCGCCAGAGAATGCTGAAGCTGCTGCAATAAAAGCTATACTTTACGGCGCTCATTGCGCAGATCTTTCAAGGTTATGGTCACCTAGTAAAATTAATAAAGATACCCTTTGGGACTTATTTAGGGCGGTTCCTGCTGATAAAGTTGACAGCTGCAAAAAGCATCCCAAAGCCAACTTAGAAATAATACATCAAGCGAAAGCCATTTTTCATAAAGCTGCGCTAATGGGTATCCAAATGGGGGATTCAGTTATATCTGTATGTAATGAGCAAGGAGATTTTGTTTATTATGAAAACAGAGTACAACCTTTAGCTCCCTCTCACCCTGAATATGCAGGTAATTTCCCTAGAACAAATCCTGAGTTGTTTTTGCAATTTTCAACTAGCCCTCAAAAGTGTGTAAATTTAATTGGCAATAATATAACTCTAATAAAACAAACTGAAGCTGAGGTAGAAAAACAAGAGCTAGGTATTCCTATTCCTTTAACTGCAAATAACAAGGCTTTTGACAAAGCTGCTGCAAGTGTCGTGTTAGCTATTGGTGGTGCGATATTGGGTGGCGTATTGGGTACACTTATTCCTATCCCAGGTGTAGGTACCGCTATGGGTATAGCTTTAGGCGCTGCAATTGGTGGTGTCGGGGTAGCCTCATTAGGATTAACTGGGGTAGGTTCATATGAATGGCTATATAAGAAAAATAATTCTGTAATAGGTAAAGTACTTACTATGGTGGGTAGTGTAGGCTCAGGCGCTACGGCGGGCGCGATCGTGGGAGCAATATTGGGAACATTTATCCCTATTCCAGGCTTAGGTACCATTATAGGCGCTGGTATTGGTGCTGCTGTTGGCGCTACTGCTACCTTACTTATTATTGGTTTAGTGAAGGGTATTAAGGCATGTCTGAGGCAAACTCCCACTGTAGACTCTTCCTCCATTCCATTTCTTCTACCTCTGGATAATCTTCAGGGTATAGACGACCCTAATCAGAAACTAAGGGCAATGTTGGGGGGCCTTGGCGCTGAATTTTCGTCGCAAGATGAGGAAAGTAAAAAATTAATTGCAACAGATACGGAAGAGGATGATGTGGGAGTGGATTTTGTAAATACAGACACTGCAGAAAATTCTGAAATTGAAGAGGTAACTGTTAATTTTCCTATAAATACTCAAATTGATGCTGAAGTACAAGAAAAAAATGACTCTGTCGCAGAATTAATCTAG
- a CDS encoding nucleotide sugar dehydrogenase, giving the protein MKTIAIVGLGYVGLELAVSLSKKYRIIGYDILEQRIQELRAGHDRNNLVSDARLAKSLMTYTTDIQDIADATVYIVTVSTPAYYYLIPNLEPLLKATRDLSQFIKKGDLIIFESTVYPGTVDEDLIPLIEKISHMKSGEDFHVGYSPERINPNDKVHTLQTVPKVIAGQNEHALSIIKEVYSACCDELYPVSNIKTAEAVKILENVQRDINIAIMNEFTEFMHALDINMYEVLEAAKTKWNFLSFKPGFVGGHCIAVDPLYLAFKAKQEGINYDLIQTARKINDNITHFIRYELLNLMVTHNLGLKECTIGIFGITYKENTPDFRNSIALKLIKEMKKYGFHFKVNDPFADPSMVSKKYHFDLIEFDQMNDIDIAIIINAHHLYCQASMEGFAAKFSEKVIIMDIPNIFANEAKNYPNIVYWNL; this is encoded by the coding sequence ATGAAAACAATAGCGATAGTAGGATTAGGATATGTGGGACTTGAGCTTGCAGTTTCACTAAGCAAAAAATATCGGATCATCGGGTATGATATACTTGAGCAGCGGATTCAGGAGCTTCGGGCTGGCCATGACAGAAATAACCTTGTTAGTGATGCACGCTTAGCTAAAAGTTTAATGACTTATACCACCGATATTCAGGATATTGCCGATGCTACAGTATATATAGTTACTGTCTCCACACCTGCCTATTATTATCTAATTCCTAATCTTGAGCCCCTGCTTAAGGCAACTCGTGATTTGTCACAATTTATTAAAAAAGGTGATCTAATCATATTTGAATCTACTGTATATCCTGGAACAGTTGATGAAGATTTAATTCCGCTGATAGAAAAGATTAGCCATATGAAATCTGGTGAAGACTTTCATGTGGGTTATTCTCCTGAGCGCATCAATCCTAACGATAAGGTACATACACTACAAACCGTGCCTAAAGTTATTGCCGGACAAAATGAACATGCATTGTCAATCATAAAGGAAGTCTATAGTGCTTGCTGTGACGAGCTATATCCAGTCTCAAACATCAAAACAGCTGAAGCTGTAAAAATTCTCGAAAATGTTCAGCGTGATATTAATATCGCAATAATGAATGAATTTACTGAATTTATGCATGCCTTAGACATTAATATGTATGAGGTTTTGGAAGCCGCAAAAACTAAATGGAACTTTTTATCTTTTAAGCCAGGTTTTGTAGGCGGACATTGTATTGCTGTAGATCCGCTTTATCTTGCATTCAAAGCTAAGCAAGAAGGGATAAACTATGATTTAATCCAAACTGCTCGCAAGATTAATGATAATATCACACATTTTATACGTTATGAGCTACTAAACTTAATGGTAACTCATAATCTCGGGCTCAAAGAGTGCACAATAGGTATATTTGGTATTACGTATAAGGAAAACACGCCTGATTTTCGTAATAGCATAGCATTAAAATTAATCAAGGAAATGAAAAAATATGGGTTTCACTTCAAGGTGAATGATCCATTTGCTGATCCCAGTATGGTCAGCAAAAAATACCATTTTGATCTAATAGAATTTGATCAAATGAATGATATTGATATTGCTATTATCATTAATGCACACCATCTATATTGTCAGGCTAGTATGGAGGGGTTTGCAGCAAAATTTAGTGAGAAAGTAATCATTATGGATATCCCTAATATATTTGCTAATGAAGCTAAAAATTATCCCAATATTGTATACTGGAATTTGTAA
- a CDS encoding type II secretion system protein GspG, with protein sequence MSIRSWEYWVHAPLRNIFYHEKGFTMIEILLVIIIFIFFIVIFALPGYKLYHKWFSEASSPITKEQQQMIQSKQTIEPALVDDVKDAKLLAIENALNFYKLDNGFYPTSEQGLIALVKKPVTPPVPQHWVPYLKSIPASYRLVYYKNKPRVIDCSVSHNNEIWFMNIVQWLGLDPCN encoded by the coding sequence ATGAGTATACGGAGCTGGGAATATTGGGTTCACGCCCCATTACGTAATATTTTTTATCATGAAAAAGGATTTACTATGATAGAAATACTTTTAGTTATTATAATATTCATTTTTTTTATAGTTATTTTCGCTTTGCCTGGCTACAAACTGTACCATAAATGGTTCTCTGAGGCTTCCTCGCCTATTACCAAAGAGCAGCAACAAATGATACAGTCCAAGCAGACTATAGAACCTGCCCTAGTAGATGATGTTAAAGATGCCAAGTTGCTTGCGATTGAAAACGCACTTAATTTTTATAAATTGGATAATGGATTTTATCCAACTAGCGAACAAGGCTTAATAGCATTAGTTAAAAAACCTGTGACTCCTCCAGTTCCTCAACATTGGGTCCCTTATCTTAAAAGCATTCCAGCATCTTACCGGTTAGTCTATTATAAAAATAAACCTAGGGTGATCGATTGTAGCGTATCTCATAATAACGAGATCTGGTTTATGAATATTGTCCAATGGCTTGGGTTAGATCCTTGTAATTAA